DNA from Candidatus Bathyarchaeota archaeon:
TATTTAGAAGCTAAAGTTATTAAAGAAGTCGATGCAGGTACACACACCATTTTTATTGGCAAAGTAGTTGACGCTGAAATCCTTACCGACGAGAAGCCTATGACTTATTTTTACTACCATATAATAAAGAAAGGCGCAACTCCTAAAACAGCTCCAACTTACCTAAAAGAAGAAAACAAGGAGAGTGATAGAATGACAAAATACAGATGCGTAATTTGCGGGTACATATATGACACAGAAAAAGGAGACCCAGACTCTGGAATAGAGCCTGGAACTTCGTTCGAAGAACTGCCGGATGACTGGGTTTGCCCACTTTGTGGAGCAACAAAAGATCAATTTGAAAAGGTCGAATAAAATGAAGCCGAGAAAACTAAAAGCAGACGTTCATTGGGTTGGAGCGGTTGACTGGGATAGACGACTCTTCGATGAACTCATTCCACTTCCCGACGGGACGAGTTATAACGCTTATCTAGTCAAAGGCAGTGAAAAAGCAGCTTTGATAGACACCGTTGACCCACCCATGGCCAGTGTGCTAATCAACAACCTAAACAGGCTAGAAGTTAAAAACTTAGATTTTGTGGTCGCAAACCATGCGGAACAAGACCATTCTGGGACACTGCCGCAGATATTGAAGATGTATCCAAATGCCATGGTTGTTGCAACCCCTA
Protein-coding regions in this window:
- a CDS encoding MBL fold metallo-hydrolase, coding for MKPRKLKADVHWVGAVDWDRRLFDELIPLPDGTSYNAYLVKGSEKAALIDTVDPPMASVLINNLNRLEVKNLDFVVANHAEQDHSGTLPQILKMYPNAMVVATPKCKNLLMELLLIPENRIMTVKDRETLSLGDKTLEFIHAPWVHWPETMLTYLREDKIL
- a CDS encoding flavin reductase → MNNKALHKISYGLYIVTSGKENNCNGQIVNTLFQVTSEPPTIAVSINKQNFTHEFIRKRSVLAVSILSRNTPLKFIGHFGFRSGRDIDKLEGVNFKIGRTGAPIVLDHTIAYLEAKVIKEVDAGTHTIFIGKVVDAEILTDEKPMTYFYYHIIKKGATPKTAPTYLKEENKESDRMTKYRCVICGYIYDTEKGDPDSGIEPGTSFEELPDDWVCPLCGATKDQFEKVE